In a single window of the Candidatus Methylomirabilis sp. genome:
- a CDS encoding ABC transporter ATP-binding protein produces MPEQIASLRFRLTKRFGVKTVLDDFALEVRGREFVTFLGPSGCGKSTALNLLAGLIPPSVGEIWLDGARIDGLPPERRGFGMVFQNYALFPHLTVFQNIAFGLELRGWPRERTATRVGQMLGLVQLPGFEDRYPGQLSGGQQQRVAIARALVIEPRLLLLDEPLSNLDAKLRLEMRTEIKRLHADLGLTSIYVTHDQAEALSLSDRVVVMRDGRAVQAGTPAEIHDRPRDLFVADFMGYRNFFPLTVTGAEADGTVLGRGGPLMLAGRAAVPLAPGATGVAAVRPEDVTVTGDPPGPNVLRGRVRLIEYLGREYDLEVVLESGQAVKARVAEPVAVGTTVGLRLPAERVVILPSEDGAGGGG; encoded by the coding sequence ATGCCCGAGCAGATCGCGAGCCTCCGCTTCCGTTTGACCAAGCGGTTCGGGGTGAAGACCGTCCTGGACGACTTTGCCCTCGAGGTCCGCGGGCGGGAGTTCGTGACCTTCCTCGGCCCCTCGGGGTGCGGCAAGTCCACCGCGCTCAACCTCCTGGCAGGGCTGATCCCGCCCAGCGTGGGAGAGATCTGGCTGGACGGGGCCCGCATTGACGGGCTGCCCCCGGAGCGGCGCGGCTTCGGCATGGTCTTCCAGAACTACGCCCTCTTCCCCCACCTCACGGTGTTTCAGAACATCGCCTTCGGCCTCGAGCTCCGGGGCTGGCCGCGCGAGCGGACCGCCACGCGCGTCGGGCAGATGCTGGGGCTGGTCCAGCTCCCGGGCTTCGAGGACCGCTACCCCGGCCAGCTCTCCGGGGGGCAGCAGCAGCGGGTGGCCATCGCGCGGGCGCTGGTGATCGAGCCTCGCCTCCTGTTGCTGGACGAGCCGCTCAGCAACCTGGACGCAAAGCTCCGCCTGGAGATGCGCACGGAGATCAAGCGGCTGCACGCGGATCTGGGACTGACCTCGATCTACGTGACCCACGATCAGGCCGAGGCCCTCTCCCTCTCGGACCGGGTCGTGGTGATGCGGGACGGCCGGGCCGTGCAGGCGGGGACCCCCGCCGAGATCCACGACCGGCCCCGGGACCTCTTCGTCGCCGACTTCATGGGGTACCGCAACTTCTTCCCGCTGACGGTGACCGGGGCGGAGGCGGACGGCACGGTGCTGGGCCGGGGCGGGCCGCTGATGCTGGCGGGCCGCGCGGCGGTGCCGCTTGCTCCAGGGGCCACCGGGGTCGCCGCCGTCCGGCCCGAGGACGTGACGGTCACCGGGGACCCGCCCGGCCCGAACGTGCTGCGGGGGCGGGTCCGGCTGATAGAGTACCTGGGACGGGAGTACGACCTCGAGGTGGTCCTGGAGTCGGGGCAAGCGGTCAAGGCCCGGGTCGCGGAGCCGGTGGCGGTGGGCACCACCGTCGGCCTCCGCCTGCCCGCCGAGCGGGTGGTCATCCTGCCGTCTGAGGACGGCGCGGGAGGTGGCGGGTGA